In one Chitinophaga sancti genomic region, the following are encoded:
- a CDS encoding serine hydrolase: MKQLLVLLVLLLIQLTTYAQTDKEKILLVEKSLVGTIQLEGETPWTIAERMTHYKIPGLSIAVIQNHRLIWAKGYGYANDSLKTPVTTQTLFQAASVSKSLNGVGVLKLAQDKKLDLYKDINTYLTSWQFPYDSLAKGKKINTANLLSHTAGLTVHGFEGYTPGTPLPTIVQILDGVKPANSAPVRSMFEPGLRLEYSGGGITISQLIVMDVTHMPYADYMKKAVLQPLGMTGSTFSQPPADVKPALLATGHSGDGKPMEGNYHIHPEEAAAGLWTNPTDLAKFIIETQLAYEGKSSKVLNQASAQLELTPYQNKQGALGVFIDIYPDSTTYFGHGGANIGFRCQYFGSLKDGNGIVVMVNSDNGNILQEVINSVAKVYGFKGLYHSTVKKTVAVTDTVLQTYVGDYQLGPNMALSVYKEGKSIYAQAPGEPALELIPETQTKFFPREFPALIEFKKDDTGKVNAIIISHNGQQQEAKKIR, translated from the coding sequence ATGAAACAACTATTGGTTTTACTCGTACTCCTGTTAATTCAGTTAACCACTTACGCCCAAACCGACAAAGAAAAGATACTATTGGTGGAAAAGAGCCTGGTCGGTACTATTCAATTAGAAGGCGAAACACCCTGGACGATAGCGGAACGAATGACCCATTACAAGATCCCGGGCCTAAGTATAGCCGTTATACAAAATCATCGGCTCATATGGGCAAAGGGATATGGATATGCAAATGATAGCCTGAAAACGCCGGTTACAACTCAAACCCTCTTTCAGGCCGCCTCTGTGAGCAAATCCTTAAATGGGGTCGGTGTGCTCAAACTGGCGCAGGATAAAAAACTAGACCTGTATAAGGATATCAATACCTACCTTACCAGCTGGCAATTCCCTTATGATAGCCTGGCTAAAGGTAAAAAGATCAACACCGCCAACCTGTTAAGTCATACTGCTGGTCTGACAGTACACGGTTTCGAAGGGTATACTCCGGGTACGCCCTTGCCGACCATCGTACAGATCCTGGATGGTGTGAAACCCGCTAACTCAGCCCCTGTCCGTTCCATGTTCGAGCCAGGTTTGAGATTAGAGTATTCAGGCGGGGGCATCACCATATCCCAGTTGATTGTCATGGATGTGACCCATATGCCCTATGCCGATTATATGAAAAAGGCAGTGCTCCAGCCTTTAGGCATGACGGGCAGTACTTTTTCCCAGCCACCTGCAGATGTCAAACCTGCACTTCTTGCCACCGGTCATAGCGGAGATGGAAAACCCATGGAAGGAAATTACCACATTCACCCCGAAGAAGCTGCTGCCGGTTTATGGACCAATCCCACAGACCTCGCAAAATTTATTATAGAAACCCAACTGGCCTATGAAGGAAAATCTTCCAAAGTACTGAACCAGGCAAGCGCTCAGCTCGAACTGACTCCTTATCAGAACAAGCAGGGGGCATTAGGTGTGTTCATTGACATTTACCCTGACAGTACCACCTACTTTGGACATGGTGGCGCAAACATAGGATTTCGCTGCCAGTATTTCGGAAGCCTGAAGGATGGCAATGGCATAGTGGTGATGGTCAACTCTGATAACGGGAACATTTTACAGGAAGTGATCAATAGTGTGGCAAAAGTGTATGGATTTAAAGGCCTGTATCATTCCACTGTTAAAAAGACTGTCGCGGTAACAGATACCGTATTACAAACTTATGTTGGAGATTATCAGCTGGGTCCAAACATGGCTTTATCAGTTTATAAAGAGGGGAAAAGCATTTATGCCCAGGCTCCGGGGGAACCAGCTCTTGAATTGATCCCGGAAACGCAGACGAAGTTTTTCCCAAGAGAATTTCCCGCACTCATCGAGTTCAAAAAAGACGATACCGGTAAGGTAAATGCCATAATAATTTCGCACAACGGGCAACAGCAGGAAGCGAAAAAGATCAGGTGA
- a CDS encoding HAD-IB family hydrolase has protein sequence MKPSIAFFDFDGTITTKDTLFEIIRYHKGSTGLYTGLVLLSPALVAFKLKLISTQRMKEMVFRYFFGRTKAETFRNKCAAFCRDRLPDLVKENALREIRQHLLQGHQVAVVTASAEDWVEPWCSSLGIVCIGTRLEIRNALVTGKIHGLNCNGPEKVERIKQTFDLGGYEDVFAYGDTDGDRAMLGIAKYGYYRKF, from the coding sequence ATGAAGCCCTCGATCGCGTTTTTTGATTTTGATGGAACGATCACCACGAAGGATACTTTGTTTGAGATCATCCGGTACCACAAGGGTAGCACGGGTTTGTATACGGGACTGGTGCTGCTCTCTCCTGCTTTGGTGGCTTTTAAGTTAAAACTGATTTCTACCCAGCGGATGAAGGAGATGGTGTTCCGGTATTTTTTTGGCCGTACTAAGGCAGAAACTTTTAGAAATAAGTGTGCCGCATTTTGCCGCGATCGCTTACCGGACTTAGTGAAGGAGAATGCCCTGCGGGAGATCAGGCAACATTTATTGCAGGGGCACCAGGTAGCAGTGGTTACCGCATCAGCAGAAGATTGGGTAGAACCCTGGTGCAGCAGCCTGGGAATTGTATGTATAGGTACCCGCTTAGAGATACGCAATGCGTTGGTTACCGGGAAGATACATGGTTTGAATTGCAATGGTCCTGAAAAGGTGGAGCGGATTAAGCAGACCTTTGATCTGGGTGGATATGAGGATGTATTTGCTTATGGGGATACGGATGGAGACAGGGCGATGCTGGGGATAGCGAAGTATGGTTATTACAGGAAATTTTAA
- a CDS encoding SDR family oxidoreductase, with translation MPTALILGAGSDIAVAIARQFAGEKYDIQLAARNIDSLYPLQQDLQIRYQVKADSFVFDATNFDSHAAFYAGLPVKPDITICVFGYLGEQEKAQANWSEAARIIHTNYTGAVSILNVVAEDYAAKGAGTIVGISSVAGERGRQSNYIYGSAKAGFTAYLSGLRNRLFHKGVHVLSVQPGFVYTRMTEHLKLPALLTAQPQDVASDVYKAAKRKKNTLYTKWCWKYIMLIIKSIPEGIFKKLKL, from the coding sequence ATGCCTACTGCACTCATACTGGGCGCGGGATCGGATATAGCTGTTGCTATTGCCCGACAATTTGCCGGCGAGAAATACGATATTCAGCTGGCCGCCCGGAACATTGATTCCCTTTACCCCTTACAACAGGATCTGCAAATTCGTTACCAGGTCAAAGCGGACAGCTTTGTGTTTGATGCGACCAATTTTGATAGTCACGCTGCTTTTTATGCGGGACTGCCCGTAAAACCGGACATCACGATCTGTGTGTTTGGCTACCTGGGTGAGCAGGAAAAGGCACAGGCCAACTGGTCAGAAGCCGCCCGTATTATTCATACCAATTACACCGGTGCGGTGTCTATTTTAAATGTCGTTGCTGAAGATTATGCTGCAAAAGGTGCGGGCACTATTGTGGGGATCAGCTCTGTAGCGGGTGAACGTGGTCGCCAGAGCAATTATATTTATGGCAGTGCCAAGGCCGGGTTTACCGCTTACCTGAGTGGGCTGCGTAACCGTCTCTTTCACAAGGGCGTGCATGTGCTGAGTGTGCAACCGGGTTTTGTGTATACCCGCATGACGGAGCACCTGAAACTGCCGGCATTGCTCACCGCACAACCACAGGATGTGGCCAGCGATGTGTACAAGGCAGCTAAGCGGAAAAAGAATACTTTGTATACCAAATGGTGTTGGAAATATATTATGCTGATCATCAAGTCGATCCCTGAAGGCATTTTCAAAAAACTAAAACTATAA
- a CDS encoding FAD-binding oxidoreductase, with translation MEKRLANWGNYPVISCDETTFTQVDQVEDMISSHSSIIARGNGRCYGDASLATNSVSTLKFDKVLEFDTSTGVFECQSGITLDQILEVVVPKGWFLPVTPGTKFITVGGAVASDVHGKNHHAEGSFSNHIIDMDVITGKKEILTCSKEVLPDLFWATCGGMGLTGIITRVKFGLKKIETAYIKQKQVKARNLDELIRLFEEYNQYTYSMAWIDCLQKGDSFGRGILIVGEHATKEELNTQQAAAPLSLPDKRPLSVPFNFPSFALNTFTVKAFNWLYYAKNTKREINNVIPYEPFFYPLDAILHWNRGYGKAGFVQYQFVLPLDKKEGLVEILKRISDAGLGSFLAVLKVFGHQDDLISFPRQGYTLALDFPVRKGLFAFLDELDEVVLQYGGRLYLSKDARMKKEVFWQSYPNAQRFAEIVKAYNGDKIFHSVQSERLGIN, from the coding sequence ATGGAAAAACGGTTAGCAAATTGGGGCAATTACCCCGTCATCTCCTGCGATGAGACAACATTTACGCAGGTAGATCAGGTTGAGGATATGATATCCTCACATTCTTCCATCATTGCCCGCGGCAATGGCCGCTGCTATGGTGACGCCTCGCTGGCTACCAATAGTGTTTCCACTCTTAAGTTTGACAAGGTATTGGAGTTCGATACGTCGACCGGCGTGTTCGAATGCCAGTCGGGTATCACCTTAGACCAGATCCTGGAGGTCGTGGTACCTAAGGGTTGGTTCCTCCCTGTCACTCCCGGTACAAAGTTTATTACCGTAGGTGGTGCTGTAGCTTCCGATGTTCATGGTAAGAATCACCATGCAGAGGGCTCGTTCTCGAACCACATCATTGATATGGACGTGATCACAGGTAAAAAGGAAATCCTCACCTGCTCGAAGGAGGTACTGCCCGATCTGTTCTGGGCTACCTGCGGCGGCATGGGGCTGACCGGTATCATTACCCGTGTGAAGTTCGGCCTCAAGAAAATTGAAACTGCGTATATCAAACAGAAGCAGGTCAAGGCGCGAAACCTCGATGAACTGATCCGCCTTTTCGAAGAATATAATCAGTATACCTACAGCATGGCCTGGATCGATTGCCTGCAAAAAGGCGATAGTTTTGGCCGCGGTATTCTCATTGTTGGTGAACATGCTACAAAGGAAGAATTGAATACGCAGCAGGCGGCGGCGCCACTGAGTCTGCCCGATAAACGCCCGCTTTCAGTTCCCTTCAATTTTCCATCATTTGCCCTCAACACCTTCACGGTAAAGGCCTTCAACTGGCTGTATTACGCAAAGAATACCAAAAGAGAGATCAACAATGTGATCCCTTACGAACCTTTCTTTTATCCCCTGGATGCGATCCTGCACTGGAACCGAGGTTATGGCAAGGCTGGTTTTGTACAATACCAGTTCGTGCTGCCTTTGGATAAGAAAGAAGGGCTGGTCGAGATCCTGAAGCGCATCAGCGATGCAGGACTGGGTTCTTTCCTTGCGGTGCTGAAAGTATTTGGTCACCAGGACGACCTGATTTCATTCCCAAGACAAGGTTATACCCTGGCGCTGGATTTCCCGGTGCGCAAAGGGCTCTTTGCCTTCCTGGATGAACTGGACGAAGTGGTGCTGCAATACGGTGGAAGGTTGTACCTTTCCAAAGATGCCCGGATGAAGAAGGAGGTATTCTGGCAGAGTTATCCCAATGCACAGCGTTTTGCAGAAATTGTAAAAGCGTATAATGGTGATAAGATCTTCCATTCTGTACAATCCGAACGACTGGGGATCAATTAA